The DNA segment CGGGTCTTGGGCAGCGCGCCGGTGAAGCGCACCTGCTTGGGACGCGCCAGCGCGCCGATCTCCTTGGTCACGTGCTTGAGCAGGTCGGCCTTCAGGTCGTCGCCGGCGGCGTGGCCTTCCTTCACGGTCACGAACGCGGCGATGGCCTGCCCGGTGATCTCGTCGGGCACGCCGATGCAGGCGGACTCGGCCACCGCGGGGTGGCTGACCAGCGCGGACTCGACCTCGGCCGTACCCAGGCGGTGCCCGGAGACGTTG comes from the Candidatus Binatia bacterium genome and includes:
- a CDS encoding acetyl-coenzyme A synthetase codes for the protein NVSGHRLGTAEVESALVSHPAVAESACIGVPDEITGQAIAAFVTVKEGHAAGDDLKADLLKHVTKEIGALARPKQVRFTGALPKTRSGKIMRRLLRDIASGKERVGDTTTLEDYSVLAKLRESDEG